Part of the Pseudomonas sp. ADAK13 genome is shown below.
TTTGTGCATCTGCGCCAGCCAGGACGTGGCGCCCATGGAGCCGATCTTGTGGCCGCAGAATTCTTCCGGGGTCTTGGGCTGGAAGTCGCTGCCCTTGAGGGTCAGGATCGATTCACCGCTCTTGAGGTAGGGAATCATGTCGATGACTTTCACCCGCTCGGCGGTGATGTACATGGACGAGTTGGTCACGTCGAACCGCCCTGCCTGCAAGCCCGTAATCAGGTTGGGGAAGCGCGTGTCGAGGGTCTCGACGGTGCGGCCCATGGTCTTGGCCAGGCCGTCCATGAACTCAATGTCAAAGCCTGCGGGCTTGTTGTTGTCCATGTATTCATAGGGAAAGAAGGTCACGTCGGAACCGGCGACAATTTTCCCGTCTTTCTGGAAAGCCGACGCCGCCAACGACGTCATTGCAACCGCAGCGCCCAGCAGGCACACGGCAATTGGGCGAGCAATCATCTGAAACGCTGTCATGGTAATACCCTGCAAGGTGAGAAGGAGGTTAGGCAGTGACTGAATCCTGGCCAGCCTGTTGCACAAAGAAAGAGGCGCCACGGGGCTTCTGCGGCAAGCGCAGGTGGTTTTCCGTGGAACGCACCAGGCCACTTTCTGCACCGGCCACCATCAGGCCGGCGTGCGCGCTGGGCAGCGGGTTTTCGCCGAATGGCAGCGCGTCCTCAGCGGCGTAGACGCTGATGAACAGGGTGCGCGGCAGTTCGGTCTCGTTAGGGCTTGAAGCATGCAAAAGACGGGTGTGCATGAAGCACACGGAACCGGCCGGTCCGTAACAGGCCACCGGGCTCTGGCACAGGTCGTCGACTACGGTGT
Proteins encoded:
- a CDS encoding ABC transporter substrate-binding protein, producing the protein MTAFQMIARPIAVCLLGAAVAMTSLAASAFQKDGKIVAGSDVTFFPYEYMDNNKPAGFDIEFMDGLAKTMGRTVETLDTRFPNLITGLQAGRFDVTNSSMYITAERVKVIDMIPYLKSGESILTLKGSDFQPKTPEEFCGHKIGSMGATSWLAQMHKLSDEYCVKKGLKPIAISEYSTDPQTTQALLAHAVEAQITDAAVARGAVEKLGGRVVISSDTLIYPVLNGFGVKKGNDEVKNALIEGIKKFSATPEYAALLKKYNFQAPTEADIAELMPKS